A portion of the Halobacillus ihumii genome contains these proteins:
- a CDS encoding YwmB family TATA-box binding protein, protein MKILWAGLLTLTLLSGVHPQETAGEQTDISPLLELAAFAEGEQLHVTEYKVVLKESINTDDAEQVIQQIKAYVSEGQVIEEETNLARKKTFTNGQKSSDFIEHFTVITPRDETISSELVYSLTTGGTQTLTTKKIMQQINQIQKRFFSENVTLYTCLKAEDGGIIDDVLIYQKFKKAFNITTIEAATEQSWTSRSGYTSRWNQAIPLPNGAMNVQFATRTLGGRTIVTIGTPIITAEY, encoded by the coding sequence ATGAAAATTTTATGGGCTGGTTTACTAACCTTAACATTGTTATCAGGTGTTCACCCGCAGGAAACGGCTGGAGAGCAGACGGATATTTCACCGTTACTAGAGTTGGCGGCATTTGCTGAGGGTGAACAGCTTCACGTTACTGAATATAAGGTTGTCCTTAAAGAATCCATCAACACAGACGACGCAGAACAAGTCATCCAGCAAATAAAGGCTTATGTTTCCGAGGGCCAAGTAATAGAAGAAGAAACCAATCTGGCTCGTAAAAAAACTTTTACAAACGGTCAAAAAAGTTCTGATTTTATCGAACATTTTACAGTGATTACCCCAAGAGATGAGACCATTTCTTCAGAATTGGTTTACTCACTTACTACCGGGGGTACACAGACATTAACGACTAAGAAAATCATGCAGCAAATCAACCAGATTCAGAAGCGGTTTTTTTCAGAAAATGTCACTTTATACACTTGTCTTAAAGCTGAAGATGGTGGTATTATTGATGATGTTTTAATCTATCAGAAATTCAAAAAAGCATTCAATATAACAACGATCGAAGCAGCTACCGAACAAAGCTGGACTAGCAGATCCGGCTACACATCAAGGTGGAACCAAGCCATCCCATTACCGAATGGGGCGATGAATGTCCAATTCGCGACGCGAACATTGGGCGGTCGAACAATCGTTACAATTGGCACACCTATCATAACTGCTGAATATTAA
- a CDS encoding DUF1146 family protein: MDQILLQDALLSMTSHIIFIIITWKVLQAVNLDAFFRKGRIFEIRVLMILITIAIATSVSNFFLDLINWSNSLVYLF, translated from the coding sequence ATGGATCAAATTCTACTACAAGATGCACTCCTCAGCATGACCTCTCATATTATCTTCATTATCATCACCTGGAAGGTCCTGCAGGCAGTAAATCTAGATGCGTTTTTTAGAAAAGGACGTATCTTCGAAATCAGAGTCTTAATGATACTGATCACGATTGCCATTGCTACATCAGTTAGTAACTTCTTCTTGGATCTTATCAACTGGTCGAATAGTTTGGTGTATTTATTTTAA
- a CDS encoding F0F1 ATP synthase subunit epsilon, producing the protein MKTLTVSVVTPDGPILEDAYDMVSCKAESGELGIMPGHIPMVAPLTISAVRLKGNGQSDRIAVSGGFLEVRPDKVTILAQSAERPSDIDIDRARKAKERAEQRMAEKQSDIDMRRAELSLKRAINRLDVHDNNF; encoded by the coding sequence ATGAAAACACTAACGGTGAGTGTTGTCACTCCTGATGGCCCGATACTAGAAGACGCATATGACATGGTTAGCTGTAAGGCGGAAAGCGGGGAGCTTGGTATTATGCCTGGCCACATTCCAATGGTCGCTCCCTTAACCATCAGCGCTGTTCGTCTCAAAGGGAATGGACAATCAGATCGAATTGCTGTAAGCGGCGGTTTCCTTGAAGTCCGCCCGGATAAAGTAACGATTCTGGCACAATCTGCTGAGAGACCTTCCGACATCGATATCGATCGTGCCCGCAAAGCCAAAGAGCGCGCAGAGCAGCGGATGGCTGAGAAACAATCCGATATTGATATGAGAAGAGCTGAACTGTCACTCAAACGAGCCATTAACCGTTTAGATGTGCACGACAATAACTTCTAA
- the atpD gene encoding F0F1 ATP synthase subunit beta — protein MSKGRVTQIMGPVVDVTFGEGQLPEINNAVVVESENVALTLEVALHLGDNTVRTVAMSSTEGVQRGTPVTDTGGPIAVPVGDVTLGRVFSVLGEKIDLDEPLPSDVRRDPIHRQAPTFENLATETEILETGIKVVDLLAPYVKGGKIGLFGGAGVGKTVLIQELINNIAQEHGGISVFAGVGERTREGNDLYYEMKDSGVIAKTAMVFGQMNEPPGARMRVALTGLTMAEYFRDEQGQDVLFFIDNIFRFTQGGLEVSALLGRMPSAVGYQPTLATEMGQLQERITSTDKGSVTSIQAIYVPADDYTDPAPATTFAHLDATTNLERKLSEQGIYPAVDPLASTSRALDPEVVGNDHYEVAREVQQTLQRYKELQDIIAILGMDELSDEDKLTVSRARRVQFFLSQNFHVAEQFTGQKGSYVPVAETVKGFREILDGKHDDIPEDAFRLVGRIEEVVEKAKQMQ, from the coding sequence ATGAGTAAAGGACGCGTAACCCAAATTATGGGACCCGTAGTTGACGTAACGTTTGGCGAAGGTCAACTTCCTGAAATTAACAACGCCGTGGTGGTAGAATCAGAAAACGTCGCCCTTACACTAGAAGTTGCCCTTCACTTGGGGGACAACACTGTACGTACTGTTGCCATGTCTTCCACAGAAGGTGTGCAGCGTGGAACACCGGTTACTGATACAGGCGGTCCGATCGCTGTTCCTGTAGGGGATGTGACCCTAGGACGCGTATTCAGCGTATTAGGTGAAAAAATTGACCTCGACGAACCGCTTCCTAGCGATGTTCGCCGTGACCCAATTCACCGTCAGGCGCCAACCTTTGAAAATCTGGCAACTGAAACCGAAATTCTTGAAACTGGAATTAAAGTTGTAGACTTGCTTGCCCCTTACGTAAAAGGTGGTAAAATCGGTTTGTTCGGTGGTGCCGGAGTAGGTAAAACCGTTTTAATCCAGGAGCTCATTAACAACATTGCCCAAGAACACGGTGGTATTTCCGTATTCGCAGGTGTTGGGGAGCGTACACGTGAAGGAAACGACTTGTACTACGAAATGAAAGATTCAGGTGTAATTGCAAAAACAGCCATGGTGTTCGGTCAAATGAACGAACCGCCTGGTGCACGTATGCGTGTTGCCCTGACAGGTCTGACAATGGCTGAATACTTCCGTGATGAGCAAGGACAGGACGTACTGTTCTTCATCGATAACATTTTCCGTTTCACTCAAGGCGGACTTGAAGTATCAGCTTTGCTTGGCCGTATGCCATCAGCCGTTGGTTACCAGCCAACGCTGGCAACAGAGATGGGTCAACTGCAAGAACGTATCACATCAACGGACAAAGGTTCTGTTACATCAATCCAGGCCATTTACGTGCCTGCCGATGACTACACAGACCCAGCGCCAGCGACAACGTTCGCCCACCTTGATGCCACAACGAACCTTGAGCGTAAACTTTCTGAGCAAGGAATCTACCCAGCCGTGGATCCATTAGCTTCGACTTCACGTGCCCTTGACCCTGAAGTTGTAGGGAACGATCATTACGAAGTAGCTCGTGAAGTTCAACAGACTCTGCAGCGTTATAAAGAATTACAAGATATTATTGCGATCCTTGGTATGGATGAACTATCAGATGAAGATAAACTAACAGTGTCACGTGCACGCCGTGTACAATTCTTCCTATCTCAAAACTTCCACGTTGCCGAGCAGTTTACAGGACAGAAGGGTTCATACGTCCCTGTAGCTGAAACGGTAAAAGGATTTAGAGAGATTCTTGATGGCAAGCATGATGATATTCCTGAAGATGCCTTCCGTCTAGTCGGTCGCATTGAAGAAGTCGTCGAAAAAGCTAAACAAATGCAATAA
- a CDS encoding F0F1 ATP synthase subunit gamma: MASLRDIKGRINSTKKTKQITKAMEMVSASKLNRAEQNARSFVPYSEKIQEVVTGIAAGGGTIKHPMLEAREVKRTGYIVITSDRGLAGAYNSSVLRKVYQEIKQNHTSADEYTLITLGRVGRDFFRKRNMPIDNEVTGISDQPDFADISTITSETVQLYTDGKIDQLYMYYNHYVSAITQEVTEKKVLPLTNLGEQGKAAASSSYEYEPSQEEILEVLLPQYAESLIYGALLDGKASEHAARMTAMKSATDNADDLIGDLSLSYNRARQAAITQEITEIVGGAAALE; this comes from the coding sequence GTGGCATCCCTTAGAGATATTAAAGGTCGAATTAATTCAACGAAGAAAACAAAGCAAATTACGAAAGCAATGGAGATGGTTTCTGCTTCCAAGCTTAACCGAGCCGAACAAAATGCGCGATCTTTCGTTCCTTATAGTGAAAAAATTCAGGAAGTCGTAACAGGCATTGCTGCCGGCGGAGGTACAATAAAGCACCCCATGCTTGAAGCACGCGAAGTGAAGCGAACAGGATATATAGTCATCACTTCAGACCGAGGCTTAGCTGGAGCCTACAATAGTAGTGTTCTGCGCAAAGTGTACCAGGAGATCAAACAGAATCATACGTCTGCTGACGAGTACACCTTGATTACGCTTGGCCGTGTCGGTCGTGACTTTTTCCGAAAACGTAATATGCCGATTGATAATGAAGTGACCGGAATATCTGATCAGCCTGATTTTGCTGATATTAGCACAATCACATCAGAAACCGTCCAGCTTTATACAGATGGTAAAATTGACCAGTTATATATGTATTACAACCATTATGTCAGTGCGATTACCCAAGAAGTAACAGAGAAAAAAGTACTGCCATTGACAAATTTAGGTGAGCAAGGCAAAGCAGCGGCATCAAGCTCCTATGAGTATGAGCCGAGCCAGGAAGAAATTCTGGAAGTCCTGCTGCCTCAATATGCTGAAAGCTTAATTTATGGTGCATTGCTAGATGGAAAAGCGAGTGAGCACGCTGCCCGAATGACAGCGATGAAGAGTGCAACGGACAATGCCGATGATCTTATTGGCGACCTTTCACTTTCTTACAACCGTGCCCGTCAAGCAGCCATTACCCAGGAGATCACTGAAATTGTCGGCGGTGCCGCCGCCCTCGAATAG
- the atpA gene encoding F0F1 ATP synthase subunit alpha codes for MSIKAEEISALIKQQIENYESDIEVNDVGTVIEVGDGIARAHGLDNVMAGELVEFSNGVMGLAQNLEESNVGLVILGPFTDIKEGDEVRRTGRIMQIPVGEEMLGRVVNPLGQPVDGRGPIETTSTRPIESPAPGVMDRKSVDEPLQTGIKAIDALVPIGRGQRELIIGDRQTGKTSVAVDSILNQHDQDMICIYVAIGQKESTVRGTVETLRRHGALDYTIVVTASASQPAPLLYLAPYAGVTLGEEFMYNGKNVLVVYDDLSKQAAAYRELSLLLRRPPGREAFPGDVFYLHSRLLERAAKLSDAKGGGSLTALPFVETQAGDISAYIPTNVISITDGQIFLQSDLFFSGVRPAINAGLSVSRVGGSAQIKAMKKVAGTLRLDLASFRELEAFAQFGSDLDKSTQAKLNRGARTVEVLKQGLHQPLAVEKQVMIIFALTRGHLDDIPVEDITRFESEFHTWLDNNRKELLQEIRQTGKLADEDDMNGAVQEFKKTFVVSN; via the coding sequence ATGAGCATCAAAGCTGAAGAAATCAGTGCGCTGATTAAGCAGCAAATTGAAAACTACGAATCAGATATTGAAGTTAACGACGTAGGTACAGTTATCGAAGTAGGTGACGGTATCGCACGTGCTCATGGTCTTGACAACGTCATGGCCGGAGAACTCGTTGAATTTTCTAATGGTGTCATGGGATTGGCACAGAACTTGGAAGAAAGTAATGTTGGTCTTGTCATTCTGGGACCATTTACAGATATTAAAGAAGGCGATGAAGTTCGTCGTACGGGACGCATCATGCAAATTCCAGTTGGGGAAGAAATGCTTGGACGCGTCGTAAACCCGCTTGGACAGCCAGTCGATGGCCGTGGACCGATTGAAACAACTTCAACACGTCCGATTGAATCTCCTGCACCAGGAGTAATGGATCGTAAATCAGTTGATGAGCCGCTTCAAACAGGAATCAAGGCGATTGATGCGCTTGTTCCGATCGGCCGTGGTCAGCGTGAGTTAATTATCGGGGACCGTCAAACAGGTAAAACATCTGTTGCAGTTGACTCGATCTTGAACCAGCATGACCAGGATATGATCTGTATTTATGTAGCCATCGGTCAAAAGGAATCAACCGTCCGCGGTACCGTTGAAACACTGCGCCGTCACGGAGCGCTTGATTACACGATCGTTGTTACAGCAAGTGCGTCCCAGCCTGCACCGCTGCTATACTTAGCGCCATATGCAGGGGTAACACTTGGTGAAGAATTCATGTACAACGGTAAAAACGTTCTTGTCGTTTACGATGACCTTTCTAAGCAGGCAGCCGCTTACCGTGAGCTTTCCTTGCTGCTTCGTCGTCCGCCGGGCCGTGAAGCCTTCCCAGGGGATGTATTCTACTTACACTCCCGTCTGCTTGAGCGTGCCGCTAAACTGAGTGATGCGAAAGGCGGCGGTTCTCTAACAGCACTGCCATTCGTTGAAACGCAAGCCGGCGACATCTCAGCTTATATTCCAACAAACGTAATCTCAATTACCGACGGTCAGATCTTCTTGCAGTCCGACCTATTCTTCTCAGGTGTACGTCCAGCCATCAACGCCGGACTTTCTGTATCTCGTGTAGGTGGTTCTGCCCAGATCAAAGCCATGAAGAAGGTAGCCGGTACACTTCGTCTTGACTTAGCGTCCTTCCGTGAGCTGGAGGCCTTTGCTCAATTCGGTTCTGACCTTGATAAATCAACACAAGCTAAGCTTAATCGTGGTGCCCGTACAGTAGAAGTACTGAAGCAGGGACTTCACCAGCCTCTAGCTGTTGAAAAACAAGTTATGATCATTTTTGCTCTGACAAGAGGGCATTTAGACGACATTCCTGTTGAGGATATTACTCGTTTCGAGTCTGAATTCCACACTTGGTTAGATAACAACCGTAAAGAACTGCTTCAAGAAATCCGTCAAACAGGAAAACTGGCTGATGAGGATGACATGAACGGAGCCGTTCAGGAATTTAAAAAGACTTTCGTCGTTTCTAATTAA
- a CDS encoding F0F1 ATP synthase subunit delta yields MSETIVAKRYATALFQLGSERSKLETFDTELRAIKEVFRSNRNIITFLKHPRVTVDQKKQLINDSFKDVSKEILHTLMLLIDRHREEVILPVVDHFILQMNEANGIADATVYSVRPLSEREIKRISKTFAPKVDKRSLNLTNVVETSLLGGIRLRVGNRIFDGSVRGKLSRMERELVSKV; encoded by the coding sequence ATGAGTGAAACGATCGTTGCTAAGCGTTATGCCACCGCTCTTTTTCAACTCGGTTCAGAACGATCAAAGTTAGAGACATTTGATACAGAATTACGTGCGATCAAAGAAGTTTTTCGCAGCAATAGAAATATCATTACATTTTTGAAGCACCCGCGTGTGACGGTTGATCAGAAGAAGCAGTTGATCAATGATTCCTTTAAGGATGTATCGAAGGAGATTCTTCATACACTTATGCTGTTAATCGACAGGCATAGAGAAGAGGTTATCCTCCCAGTGGTCGATCACTTCATTTTACAAATGAATGAAGCAAATGGGATCGCAGACGCAACCGTTTATTCTGTGCGTCCACTTTCAGAGCGTGAAATCAAGCGAATCTCTAAGACATTTGCACCAAAAGTCGACAAGCGCTCATTAAACCTTACGAATGTAGTAGAAACCTCTCTGCTTGGCGGTATTCGCCTTCGTGTCGGCAACCGTATTTTTGACGGATCGGTCAGAGGAAAACTAAGTCGTATGGAACGTGAGCTAGTCTCGAAAGTATAA
- the atpF gene encoding F0F1 ATP synthase subunit B: MLVQLILFLVLLALLGKFAWGPFMNMMKEREDYISNEIDSAEKNHQEAIEMQRQASEELKKTREDAQSIIEDARKTAGAQERDIIESARKEADRLKISARQEIEQERDKAVQTLKDQVASMSVMIASKVIEKELSEKDQEALINQYIDEAGEER, translated from the coding sequence ATGCTCGTTCAGCTGATTCTTTTCCTAGTGTTGCTTGCGCTATTAGGAAAATTCGCCTGGGGACCGTTCATGAACATGATGAAAGAACGTGAAGATTATATTTCAAATGAAATAGATTCTGCTGAAAAGAACCACCAGGAAGCGATCGAAATGCAGCGACAAGCTTCTGAAGAGTTGAAAAAAACGCGTGAAGACGCGCAAAGTATAATTGAAGATGCACGTAAGACAGCTGGAGCACAAGAACGCGATATTATCGAATCTGCTCGTAAAGAAGCAGACCGCCTCAAGATTTCTGCTCGCCAGGAAATTGAGCAAGAGCGTGATAAAGCTGTTCAAACACTTAAAGATCAAGTGGCTTCTATGTCTGTTATGATCGCATCGAAAGTGATTGAAAAAGAACTATCTGAAAAAGATCAAGAAGCACTAATCAATCAATACATTGACGAGGCAGGAGAAGAGCGATGA
- the atpE gene encoding F0F1 ATP synthase subunit C yields the protein MGLIAAAIAVGLAAVGAGIGNGLIVGRTVEGIARQPELRSVLQTTMFIGVALVEALPIIGVVIAFIVMGQ from the coding sequence ATGGGTCTGATTGCAGCGGCAATTGCAGTAGGTCTTGCAGCAGTAGGTGCAGGTATTGGTAACGGTTTAATCGTAGGTAGAACAGTAGAGGGGATTGCTCGCCAGCCAGAATTGCGCAGCGTTCTTCAAACAACTATGTTCATTGGTGTTGCACTAGTTGAGGCACTTCCAATCATCGGTGTTGTTATTGCATTTATCGTAATGGGACAATAA
- the atpB gene encoding F0F1 ATP synthase subunit A, whose product MNHEAPMWNDAFGISWLDFNLSNVLMMVIASTIVFIVCVAATRGLQRRPKGFQNFMEWLIDFIKGIIGSNMDWQVGRMFLPLGLTLFTYIFVSNMLGVVTMWAPHHTLWWKSPTSDPGITMTLAVMVVVLTHYYGVKLKGAKEYGKDFTRPLPFLLPFKIIEEFANTLTLGLRLYGNIYAGEILLGLLAGIASTSILGFLGGFLPLLAWQAFSTFIGFIQAFIFTMLTMVYMSHKVSSDH is encoded by the coding sequence TTGAATCACGAAGCACCGATGTGGAATGACGCTTTTGGAATCTCATGGCTGGACTTCAACTTATCAAACGTTCTGATGATGGTCATAGCTTCCACAATAGTGTTCATTGTATGTGTAGCAGCGACACGAGGTTTACAACGCAGACCTAAAGGGTTTCAGAACTTCATGGAGTGGCTTATCGATTTTATTAAAGGCATTATAGGTTCTAACATGGATTGGCAAGTAGGGAGAATGTTCCTTCCACTAGGATTAACTCTCTTCACATACATCTTCGTTTCCAATATGTTAGGGGTTGTGACCATGTGGGCACCGCATCATACTCTGTGGTGGAAATCACCAACATCTGACCCAGGGATCACAATGACATTAGCTGTTATGGTAGTGGTACTCACTCACTATTATGGTGTGAAGCTCAAGGGAGCCAAAGAATACGGAAAAGACTTTACCCGTCCGCTTCCGTTCTTATTGCCTTTCAAGATTATTGAGGAGTTTGCGAATACATTGACGCTGGGTCTTCGACTGTATGGAAACATTTACGCAGGGGAGATTTTACTTGGACTTCTAGCAGGAATAGCGTCTACAAGTATCTTAGGATTCCTAGGTGGATTCTTACCATTGCTTGCATGGCAAGCGTTCAGTACATTTATAGGCTTTATCCAAGCATTTATTTTCACAATGTTGACAATGGTTTATATGTCTCACAAGGTGAGTTCTGACCATTAA
- a CDS encoding ATP synthase subunit I gives MLEFQHMITRQRKWMFYLLALLVLGWGFTPWQPIFLGLLLGSILSFFNLWLMQKKITKLGETSAKGEKPSRGIGTLTRLATGALAAVIVLQFEEHFHLVSVVLGLMTAYFVIFIDYLFNKSTE, from the coding sequence ATTTTGGAATTTCAACACATGATAACCCGTCAGCGAAAATGGATGTTCTACCTTCTAGCTTTACTTGTTCTAGGGTGGGGATTTACACCTTGGCAACCAATTTTCCTCGGGCTTCTATTAGGAAGCATTCTAAGTTTCTTCAACCTCTGGCTGATGCAGAAGAAAATCACCAAGCTTGGTGAGACATCTGCAAAAGGTGAAAAGCCATCCAGAGGCATTGGCACATTAACGCGATTGGCGACCGGCGCTTTAGCCGCAGTCATCGTCCTTCAATTTGAAGAACATTTCCATTTAGTTTCGGTAGTATTGGGCTTAATGACAGCCTACTTTGTCATTTTTATAGATTACCTGTTTAACAAGTCAACAGAATAG
- a CDS encoding S8 family serine peptidase, giving the protein MRKISALVLLTALVTAGFSQPGQRPTQPALFDQPEPSEETTIIVELEESPKAFASQIQSRLPLLEVVATYDTIFQGVAIKGEAEELEKLARLDSIVNQYPVRTYSAVNNGKIESLAKKDQPLLTTEVVREETSYTGEGVKVGVIDTGIDYTHPDLTASYRGGFDVVDFDQDPMETMGGFGATMHGTHVAGIIAANGDMKGVAPEAELYAYRALGPGGTGSSVQVIAAIEQAVEDGMDVINLSLGNTVNGPDWPTTKAVNKAVELGTTVVVAAGNAGPDTWTVGSPGTSSKAITVGASSLPTTRPVLTLPGLDRKINVQLMQGSVPWNFSKKYPLIDGGSGETAVPQATGKIVVMERGVVPFTEMAQMAYEQGAVGLIIYNNQPGMFQGALTGEVPIPVAAVSGKDGKWLMEHGVKGDQWLETTKVKVDYGIAPFSSRGPVTTNWIVKPDILAPGVNIISTVPGGYQPLQGTSMAAPHVAGVAALMIEAHPDWSPAQIKRSMMTTADLLTEQPGQPYPPTAQGTGVIDTEAAIQPDLWIEPGGLYFGRIEDSFFREKVKITVHNKGEKTQTISVPLPDSPTGVTWSMPETIELAPGEKAEIPIELSVSKAFVGKGVHQGYITMKSDSHTYQLPYLFMMERADYEKVSGFELYKDWQTQGDLSYRFYLTETVDQISVDLYRAGTMLHRGTLFTREETEAGMIEGEIDRGLKEALSGPYIAVVTVTKDKQTYSYPFPVYLENKE; this is encoded by the coding sequence ATGCGTAAGATTTCTGCACTCGTACTCCTCACAGCACTTGTGACGGCTGGATTCAGTCAGCCAGGTCAGCGTCCTACACAGCCTGCCCTGTTTGATCAGCCTGAACCGTCAGAGGAAACCACAATTATAGTTGAACTAGAAGAATCACCGAAAGCATTTGCGAGTCAGATACAGTCGAGGCTCCCGCTTCTTGAAGTAGTCGCAACGTATGACACTATTTTTCAAGGGGTAGCTATCAAGGGAGAGGCAGAAGAACTTGAGAAGCTTGCCCGCCTTGATTCTATTGTCAATCAGTATCCTGTACGGACATACAGCGCAGTAAATAATGGAAAGATTGAATCATTGGCGAAGAAGGATCAGCCGCTTTTAACAACGGAAGTGGTCAGAGAGGAGACTTCCTACACCGGAGAAGGGGTGAAAGTTGGCGTCATTGATACAGGAATCGATTATACTCACCCGGATTTAACGGCAAGCTACCGCGGTGGATTTGACGTTGTCGATTTTGATCAGGACCCAATGGAAACGATGGGAGGTTTTGGGGCGACGATGCACGGAACCCACGTGGCTGGCATCATTGCAGCTAATGGGGATATGAAAGGTGTTGCGCCAGAAGCAGAGCTTTATGCGTATCGAGCGCTTGGTCCTGGAGGGACAGGGTCATCGGTGCAGGTGATTGCTGCCATTGAACAAGCGGTAGAGGATGGGATGGATGTAATTAACCTCTCGCTCGGGAACACGGTAAATGGACCGGACTGGCCGACGACGAAAGCGGTCAATAAAGCGGTGGAACTGGGGACGACCGTTGTGGTTGCGGCGGGTAATGCTGGCCCTGATACGTGGACGGTAGGATCGCCGGGTACGTCCTCAAAGGCGATTACAGTTGGAGCGTCCTCGCTTCCGACAACCCGGCCTGTCCTCACTTTGCCGGGACTCGATCGAAAGATTAATGTCCAATTGATGCAGGGGTCTGTACCCTGGAATTTTTCTAAAAAATATCCGTTAATCGATGGAGGTTCTGGAGAAACGGCTGTACCCCAGGCTACTGGAAAAATTGTCGTGATGGAGCGTGGGGTAGTGCCGTTTACGGAAATGGCACAAATGGCGTATGAGCAGGGTGCTGTTGGTTTGATCATTTACAACAATCAGCCGGGGATGTTTCAAGGGGCGCTAACTGGTGAGGTTCCGATTCCGGTGGCAGCTGTGTCAGGAAAAGATGGAAAGTGGCTGATGGAGCACGGTGTAAAAGGAGATCAGTGGCTTGAGACCACCAAGGTGAAGGTCGACTATGGAATAGCTCCATTCAGCTCACGAGGGCCGGTGACGACGAACTGGATTGTCAAACCAGACATTCTTGCTCCTGGTGTCAATATTATCAGTACAGTACCAGGAGGCTATCAACCGCTGCAAGGGACGAGCATGGCCGCTCCACACGTCGCGGGAGTTGCAGCGCTTATGATTGAAGCTCATCCGGATTGGAGTCCTGCACAGATCAAGCGATCGATGATGACGACGGCTGACTTGTTGACGGAGCAGCCCGGTCAGCCGTACCCGCCCACTGCACAGGGTACGGGGGTCATTGATACCGAAGCGGCTATCCAGCCCGACTTGTGGATTGAACCAGGGGGACTTTACTTTGGCCGGATAGAAGATTCGTTCTTTCGGGAAAAAGTGAAGATTACGGTGCACAATAAAGGGGAGAAGACTCAAACGATTTCTGTTCCACTGCCCGACAGTCCCACAGGGGTAACTTGGTCGATGCCTGAGACGATTGAATTGGCGCCTGGTGAGAAGGCAGAAATCCCTATCGAGCTCAGTGTATCGAAGGCTTTCGTAGGGAAAGGCGTACATCAGGGATACATTACGATGAAAAGTGATAGTCACACGTATCAATTGCCTTATTTATTCATGATGGAGAGGGCGGATTATGAAAAAGTGTCAGGTTTTGAGTTGTACAAAGACTGGCAGACGCAGGGAGATTTGTCCTATCGTTTCTACTTGACGGAAACTGTCGATCAAATCAGTGTTGATTTGTACCGGGCGGGCACGATGCTGCACCGAGGTACATTATTTACACGAGAGGAAACGGAAGCTGGTATGATCGAAGGAGAGATCGATCGCGGTTTGAAAGAAGCCCTGTCCGGCCCATATATCGCAGTCGTCACAGTTACAAAAGACAAACAAACCTACAGCTACCCCTTCCCAGTCTACCTGGAAAACAAAGAATAA